The Halostella limicola genome includes the window GTTCTCTCCCTCAACAGTCTATCCTCGCTATCGCTCTGTTGCAGGCTCCAGGGCAGATTTTCCGGCTATCGCTCCGCTGTGATCGGAGTCCGATCGAGATCGTATCGCCGTCAAAATCTGAGTATATACATCTATATAGCTATCATAGCAGGCTACTTATTACGTCTGGCCCCTCGTTTCGATCGATGTCAGACACTACTGGGGAGTCGTCGAGCATATCGCGACGGAAGTTTATGGCCGCTTCTGGCGCAGCGACCGCTACCGCTCTCGCTGGCTGTGGCGGTGGCGGCGGAGGCGACGGCCTTTCCGGGTCGCTCACGATTTCCGGGTCGAGTACGGTTCACCCCGTGTCAGCGGCGATGGCCGAGGAGTTCCAGCGTGAGCACTCGGGCGTCGACATCTCGCTGAACAAGACCGGCACGGGCGGCGGTTTCAGCAAGCAGTTCTGTCCGGGCGACAGCGTCATCAACGGTGCTTCGCGGCCGATTACGGAGGACGAACAACAGACGTGTTCCGAGAACGGCGTGGAGCCGCTGGAGTTTCAGATCGCCAAGGACGCGGTGACCGTCGTCGTGAACCCGCAGGCCGACTGGGTCGATTGCATCACGGTCGACGAGCTCAACCAGATCTGGCAACCCGACGGCGCACAGCGGTGGAGCGACGTGCGCGACGACTGGCCCGACGAGGAGATTCAGCTGTACGGTGCCGCCTCCACTTCCGGGACGTTCGACTGGTTCAGCGAGTACGTCAACGGCGAGTCCGGGCGTCACCGGAGCGACTACGAGGCTACCGAAAACGACAATCGCATCGTTCAGGGGGTCGAGGGCGACGAGTACGCGATGGGTTACTTCGGCTTCTCCTACTACGCCGAGAACCAGGACCGCGTCAAGGCACTGCAGATCGACGACGGCTCCGGCTGCGCAGAGCCGAGCCTGGAGAACGCCAAGGACGGCACCTACCCGATGGCTCGGCCGCTGTTCATCTACGCCGCCAAGAACGCACTCGAACGGGAGCCCGTCAGCGAGTTCCTACGGTTCTACCTCGAACAGTCGTCCAGCGAGCTGGTGAGCGACATCGGCTACGTGCCGTCCAGCGAGGAACAGCGGGACGAGAGCCTCGACAAGCTAGAGTCGAACATCGAGGACGTCTCCTCGTAGAGCGAGAAAGGATTATTTATCTGCCTACGACCAGAGGAACCCTTCAATGAGTGGAGATCCAAGTAACGTCGATCTCACGGGCGGTGAGCAGGTCCGGACGGCCAAGGAGACGGCCGTCCGGGTCCTGTTTTTCGCCTGCGCGGCGCTGTCCGTCATCGTCACGTTCGGGATCGTCGCCACGTTGCTGTTCGACGCGCTCGAGTTCTTCGCGGACGTGTCTCCGGTGGCGTTCTACACCGGGACGAACTGGAGCCCGGAGATCAGACCGTACAGCTACGGCGTCCTCCCGCTGATCACGGACACCCTGCTCGTGACGGTCCTCTCGGCGGCCGTTGCCCTCCCGATCGGCGTGGCGGCGGCGATATACCTGAGCGAGTACGCCACGACCCGCGTTCGGTCGATAATCAAACCCGCCCTCGAGGTCTTGGCCGGTATCCCGACGGTGGTTTACGGCTACTTCGCGCTGGTGTACATCACGCCCGCGCTCGACGCGTTCCTGCCCCTGTCGACGTTTAACGCGCTGAGCGCCTCTATCGTCGTCGGGATCATGATCGTGCCGATGGTCTCCTCCATCAGCGAGGACGCGATGAGTTCCGTTCCCGATTCGCTTCGACAGGCCGGTTACGGCATGGGCGCGACTAAGTTCGAGGTGTCGACCGGCATCGTGGTCCCGGCGGCGATCTCGGGCATCTTCTCGTCGTTCATCCTCGCCATCTCGCGGGCGATCGGCGAGACCATGATCGTCACGGTCGCCGCTGGGATGACGCCCCGTCTGGTGACGCCCGGGAACGTCGACACCGTGATGTTCGAATCGATCCAGACGATGACTGCGGCGATGATCCAGCTCGGCCTGAGCGACGTCCCCAGCGGATCGACGTCGTACCAGGCACTGTTCGCGATCGGACTGACGCTGTTCGCGATAACCTTCGTCATGAACCTGATAAGCAACTGGGTGGCCGCGCGCTACCGGGAGGAGTACCGATGATCGAACGACGCGGTCGAACGGAGGTGACCGCCTGATGGCGACGGGTACCGACGACCGCGACTGGTTCGGCACCGGGACGACGACGGGCGAAGTGAAGGGTAAAGCGTTCGAGTACGCCTGTCTCGGGGCGACCCTGTTCGGCATCCTCATGGTGATGGCGCTGCTGGCGTATGTGGTGTCCGACGCCCTCGCCCTCTTCGAACCGGAGGCACCCTGGATCGACCTCGACTTCCTCACTAGCGCTCACTCGCGCTTCCCCGAACGGGCGGGAATCTACCCCGCGTTGATCGGGTCGATCATGATGCTCGTCGTGATCGCCCTGTCGGCGTTCCCCGTCGGGGTCGGTGCGGCGATCTACCTTGAGGAGTACGCCCCGGACAACAGGTTCACCAAGCTCATCGAGGTGAACATCGGGAATCTCGCCGGCGTTCCGTCCGTCGTATACGGGCTACTCGGGCTCGCAGTGTTCGTACGGTATATCGGGATGGGGAGCGGGACGGTCGTGGTCGGCGGGTTCACCGTCGGGTTGCTCATCCTCCCGATCGTCATCATCTCGGCGCAGGAGGCGATCCGCGGCGTGCCGGACTCCATGCGTCAGGCGTCCT containing:
- the pstC gene encoding phosphate ABC transporter permease subunit PstC, with amino-acid sequence MSGDPSNVDLTGGEQVRTAKETAVRVLFFACAALSVIVTFGIVATLLFDALEFFADVSPVAFYTGTNWSPEIRPYSYGVLPLITDTLLVTVLSAAVALPIGVAAAIYLSEYATTRVRSIIKPALEVLAGIPTVVYGYFALVYITPALDAFLPLSTFNALSASIVVGIMIVPMVSSISEDAMSSVPDSLRQAGYGMGATKFEVSTGIVVPAAISGIFSSFILAISRAIGETMIVTVAAGMTPRLVTPGNVDTVMFESIQTMTAAMIQLGLSDVPSGSTSYQALFAIGLTLFAITFVMNLISNWVAARYREEYR
- the pstA gene encoding phosphate ABC transporter permease PstA, producing the protein MATGTDDRDWFGTGTTTGEVKGKAFEYACLGATLFGILMVMALLAYVVSDALALFEPEAPWIDLDFLTSAHSRFPERAGIYPALIGSIMMLVVIALSAFPVGVGAAIYLEEYAPDNRFTKLIEVNIGNLAGVPSVVYGLLGLAVFVRYIGMGSGTVVVGGFTVGLLILPIVIISAQEAIRGVPDSMRQASYGMGATRWQTVRRVVLPEALPGILTGTILALGRAIGETAPLIMVGVATTVFSPPNGFFDKFSAMPMQIYSWVEYPSEAFQYGVMAAGVVTLLVVLLAMNASAILIRNKYQRRQ
- a CDS encoding PstS family phosphate ABC transporter substrate-binding protein is translated as MSDTTGESSSISRRKFMAASGAATATALAGCGGGGGGDGLSGSLTISGSSTVHPVSAAMAEEFQREHSGVDISLNKTGTGGGFSKQFCPGDSVINGASRPITEDEQQTCSENGVEPLEFQIAKDAVTVVVNPQADWVDCITVDELNQIWQPDGAQRWSDVRDDWPDEEIQLYGAASTSGTFDWFSEYVNGESGRHRSDYEATENDNRIVQGVEGDEYAMGYFGFSYYAENQDRVKALQIDDGSGCAEPSLENAKDGTYPMARPLFIYAAKNALEREPVSEFLRFYLEQSSSELVSDIGYVPSSEEQRDESLDKLESNIEDVSS